The genomic interval TGGTAGAGCTCCAGCCTTCCAAGCTGGATGTCGCGGGTTCGAATCCCGTCGCCCGCTCCACCGGCGGTGGGGGTCGAGGGGGACGGGCGGGGGGTTCCGGGGGACGGGGTCGAGGGTTCACCAGTTCGAGGAAGGACGACGCCCACGTAGCTCAGTCGGTAGAGCGCGTCCTTGGTAAGGACGAGGTCACCAGTTCAATCCTGGTCGTGGGCTCCACCAGCGGCGCGGGCCTTGCGCCCCCGAGCGAAGCGTGGGGATCCCGGCCGCGATAGAGAGAAGACCGAGGGAACAGCATGTCCAAGGAGAAGTTTGACAGGTCGAAGCCGCACGTGAACGTGGGGACGATTGGGCACGTGGACCACGGGAAGACGTCGTTGACGGCGGCGATCACGAAGGTGTTGTCGGCCCTGAACCCGCGGGTACAGT from Vicinamibacteria bacterium carries:
- a CDS encoding GTP-binding protein; this translates as MSKEKFDRSKPHVNVGTIGHVDHGKTSLTAAITKVLSALNPRVQ